One segment of Bacteroides caecimuris DNA contains the following:
- the ilvC gene encoding ketol-acid reductoisomerase, protein MAQLNFGGTTETVVIRDEFPLEKAREVLKNETIAVIGYGVQGPGQALNLRDNGFNVIVGQREGKTYDKAVADGWVPGETLFGIEEACEKGTIVMCLLSDAAVMSVWPTIKPYLTAGKALYFSHGFAITWNDRTGVVPPADIDVIMVAPKGSGTSLRTMFLEGRGLNSSYAIYQDPTGKAYERTIALGIGIGSGYLFETTFQREATSDLTGERGSLMGAIQGLLLAQYEVLRENGHSPSEAFNETVEELTQSLMPLFAKNGMDWMYANCSTTAQRGALDWMGPFHDAIKPVVEKLYNSVKTGNEAQISIDSNSQPDYREKLNEELRQLRESEMWQTAVTVRKLRPENN, encoded by the coding sequence ATGGCACAGTTGAATTTTGGAGGTACTACTGAAACTGTAGTAATCCGTGACGAATTTCCATTGGAAAAAGCTCGTGAAGTATTGAAAAATGAAACAATCGCTGTAATCGGTTATGGCGTACAGGGGCCTGGACAGGCACTGAACTTGCGTGATAACGGTTTCAATGTAATCGTTGGTCAACGTGAAGGAAAAACATACGATAAGGCAGTAGCAGACGGATGGGTTCCGGGTGAAACTTTGTTCGGTATCGAAGAAGCTTGCGAAAAAGGTACTATTGTAATGTGTCTGTTGTCTGACGCAGCAGTAATGTCTGTATGGCCTACTATCAAGCCTTACCTGACTGCCGGAAAAGCTCTTTATTTTTCACACGGTTTTGCTATCACTTGGAACGACCGTACAGGTGTAGTTCCTCCTGCTGATATCGACGTTATCATGGTTGCTCCTAAAGGTTCGGGTACATCTTTGCGTACTATGTTCCTCGAAGGACGTGGCTTGAACTCTTCTTATGCTATCTATCAGGATCCTACAGGCAAGGCTTACGAAAGAACCATCGCACTGGGTATTGGTATCGGTTCAGGTTATCTGTTCGAAACAACTTTCCAACGCGAGGCTACTTCTGACCTGACAGGTGAACGTGGTTCATTGATGGGGGCTATCCAAGGTTTGTTGCTGGCACAGTACGAAGTATTGCGTGAAAACGGTCACAGTCCTTCTGAAGCATTCAATGAAACAGTGGAAGAACTGACACAGTCATTGATGCCGTTATTTGCAAAGAACGGTATGGACTGGATGTATGCTAACTGCTCTACTACTGCTCAACGTGGTGCCCTTGATTGGATGGGACCATTCCACGATGCTATCAAGCCGGTAGTTGAAAAGTTGTATAATAGCGTGAAGACTGGTAACGAAGCACAGATTTCTATTGATAGTAATTCACAGCCTGATTATCGTGAAAAGTTAAACGAGGAGCTCCGTCAATTACGCGAAAGCGAGATGTGGCAGACTGCTGTAACTGTTCGTAAACTTCGTCCGGAAAATAATTAA
- a CDS encoding acyl-[acyl-carrier-protein] thioesterase codes for MSEENRIGTYQFVAEPFHVDFNGRLTMGVLGNHLLNCAGFHANDRGFGIATLNEDNYTWVLSRLAIELDEMPYQYENFSVQTWVENVYRLFTDRNFAIIDKDGKKIGYARSVWAMISLNTRKPADLLTLHGGSIVDYVCDEPCPIEKPSRIKVTSDQPIATLTAKYSDIDINGHVNSIRYIEHILDLFPIELYKTKRIRRFEMAYVAESYFGDELSFFCDEVNSNEFHVEVKKNGNEVVCRSKVIFE; via the coding sequence ATGAGTGAAGAAAATAGAATAGGGACTTATCAGTTTGTGGCAGAACCGTTCCATGTGGACTTCAACGGACGTCTGACTATGGGGGTGCTGGGAAATCATCTGCTCAATTGTGCGGGTTTTCACGCCAATGACCGTGGTTTTGGTATTGCAACGTTGAATGAGGACAATTACACATGGGTGCTTTCACGTCTGGCCATTGAGTTGGATGAAATGCCTTATCAGTATGAAAATTTCTCGGTTCAGACGTGGGTGGAAAATGTCTACCGTTTGTTTACTGATCGTAATTTTGCTATTATTGATAAGGATGGGAAGAAGATTGGCTACGCACGTTCCGTATGGGCAATGATTAGTCTCAATACCCGCAAGCCTGCCGACTTGTTGACTTTGCATGGGGGAAGTATCGTAGATTATGTCTGTGATGAGCCTTGCCCGATTGAAAAGCCTTCACGCATCAAAGTGACAAGCGATCAGCCGATAGCTACCCTGACGGCAAAATACAGTGATATAGATATCAACGGTCATGTAAACAGCATCCGTTACATCGAACATATCCTTGATTTGTTCCCGATTGAACTGTATAAGACCAAACGTATCCGCCGTTTTGAAATGGCGTATGTGGCGGAAAGCTATTTTGGTGATGAACTCTCTTTCTTCTGCGATGAAGTGAACTCAAACGAGTTTCACGTAGAAGTGAAGAAGAATGGCAACGAAGTTGTTTGCCGCTCAAAAGTGATATTTGAATAA
- the ilvN gene encoding acetolactate synthase small subunit, with product MSDKTLYTIIVHSENIAGLLNQVTAVFTRRQINIESLNVSASSIKGVHKYTITAWTDKDIIEKVVKQIEKKIDVIQAHYFTEDEIYFHEIALYKVSTPAFQENPEASKLIRRYNARIVEVNPVFSIVEKNGMSEDITSLYGELKALNCVLQFVRSGRVAITTSCFERVNEFLDGREAMYNQSKNQ from the coding sequence ATGAGTGATAAAACGTTATATACAATCATTGTTCATTCGGAGAATATAGCTGGATTGCTGAATCAGGTAACTGCTGTATTTACCCGTCGGCAAATAAATATTGAGAGTCTGAATGTGTCTGCTTCTTCTATTAAAGGTGTACATAAGTATACGATAACTGCCTGGACTGATAAGGATATCATTGAGAAAGTAGTGAAACAGATCGAAAAGAAGATCGACGTGATTCAGGCACATTATTTCACAGAGGATGAGATTTATTTCCACGAGATTGCATTATATAAGGTGTCTACTCCTGCTTTTCAGGAGAATCCGGAAGCATCCAAGCTAATCCGTAGATACAATGCACGTATAGTGGAAGTCAATCCGGTATTTTCTATTGTCGAGAAAAATGGAATGAGCGAAGATATAACTTCGCTCTATGGTGAACTGAAGGCTTTGAATTGTGTTTTGCAGTTTGTTCGTTCGGGACGTGTAGCGATTACTACCAGCTGCTTTGAACGGGTGAATGAGTTTCTTGATGGACGGGAAGCTATGTATAACCAAAGTAAAAATCAATAA
- the ilvB gene encoding biosynthetic-type acetolactate synthase large subunit, with product MKDLITGAEALMRSLEHQGVTTIFGYPGGSIMPVFDALYDHQNILNHILVRHEQGAAHAAQGYARVSGEVGVCLVTSGPGATNTVTGIADAMIDSTPIVVIAGQVGTGFLGTDAFQEVDLVGITQPIAKWSYQIRRAEDVAWAVARAFYIARSGRPGPVVLDFAKNAQVEKTKYEPTKVDFIRSYVPVPDTDAESVQVAAELINNAERPLVLVGQGVELGNAQGELREFIEKADMPAGCTLLGLSALPTEHPLNKGMLGMHGNLGPNINTNKCDVLIAVGMRFDDRVTGNLATYAKQAKVIHFDIDPAEVNKNVKVDVAVLGDCKETLASVTKLLKKNTHTEWVDSFKEYEKVEEEKVIRPELHPATNSLSMGEVVRAVSDATHHEAVLVTDVGQNQMMSARYFKYTKERSIITSGGLGTMGFGLPAAIGATFGAPERTVCVFMGDGGLQMNIQELGTIMEQKAPVKIICLNNNYLGNVRQWQAMFFNRRYSFTPMLNPDYMKVASAYDIPSKRVFTREELKEAIAEMLATDGPFLLEACVVEEGNVLPMTPPGGSVNQMLLEC from the coding sequence ATGAAAGATTTAATAACAGGTGCAGAGGCTCTGATGCGTTCTTTGGAACATCAGGGAGTGACTACCATTTTTGGTTATCCAGGTGGCTCTATCATGCCGGTATTCGATGCCTTGTACGATCATCAAAATATATTAAACCATATCTTGGTTCGTCACGAACAGGGAGCAGCTCATGCGGCACAGGGCTATGCCCGTGTATCGGGTGAAGTAGGTGTTTGCCTGGTGACGAGCGGTCCCGGAGCAACCAATACGGTAACAGGCATTGCAGATGCAATGATCGATAGTACGCCTATCGTGGTGATTGCCGGACAGGTAGGAACGGGTTTTCTCGGAACAGATGCTTTTCAGGAGGTTGACCTGGTAGGTATCACACAGCCGATCGCTAAATGGAGCTATCAGATCCGCCGTGCGGAAGATGTAGCTTGGGCGGTGGCACGTGCGTTTTACATTGCCCGTAGTGGCCGTCCCGGTCCGGTGGTGCTGGACTTTGCCAAAAATGCGCAAGTGGAGAAAACGAAATATGAACCGACGAAAGTCGATTTTATCCGCAGTTATGTTCCTGTTCCCGATACAGATGCGGAGTCTGTACAGGTCGCTGCCGAACTGATTAATAACGCCGAACGTCCGCTTGTATTGGTTGGACAGGGCGTTGAATTGGGAAATGCGCAAGGTGAATTGCGCGAGTTTATCGAAAAAGCGGATATGCCTGCGGGTTGTACGCTGCTCGGACTTTCGGCTTTGCCGACAGAGCATCCGTTAAATAAAGGTATGCTGGGTATGCACGGCAATTTGGGACCGAATATCAATACCAATAAATGCGATGTACTGATTGCTGTCGGTATGCGTTTTGACGACCGTGTGACTGGTAATTTGGCAACTTACGCCAAGCAGGCAAAAGTGATTCATTTTGATATCGATCCTGCGGAAGTTAATAAGAATGTAAAGGTAGATGTAGCTGTATTGGGAGATTGCAAGGAAACACTGGCTTCTGTGACGAAACTCCTGAAAAAGAACACTCATACCGAATGGGTTGATAGCTTCAAAGAATATGAGAAAGTAGAGGAGGAAAAAGTAATCCGTCCCGAACTTCATCCTGCCACAAACTCTTTGAGTATGGGAGAAGTGGTACGTGCGGTTAGTGATGCTACTCACCATGAAGCTGTTTTGGTAACAGATGTAGGTCAAAATCAGATGATGTCTGCACGCTACTTTAAATATACGAAAGAACGCAGTATCATTACTTCCGGAGGACTTGGAACAATGGGCTTCGGACTTCCCGCAGCTATCGGGGCAACTTTCGGAGCACCGGAACGTACCGTATGCGTATTTATGGGAGATGGCGGACTGCAAATGAATATTCAGGAACTGGGTACGATTATGGAGCAGAAAGCTCCCGTGAAGATTATCTGCCTGAACAATAATTACCTCGGAAACGTACGCCAGTGGCAAGCTATGTTTTTTAATCGTCGCTATTCGTTTACCCCGATGTTGAATCCGGATTATATGAAAGTGGCTTCGGCTTATGATATTCCTTCCAAGCGTGTTTTCACTCGTGAAGAACTGAAGGAAGCTATTGCTGAAATGCTGGCAACGGACGGTCCGTTCCTGCTCGAAGCCTGCGTGGTGGAAGAAGGCAATGTTTTGCCGATGACTCCTCCGGGTGGTTCGGTAAACCAGATGTTGCTGGAGTGCTAG
- the ilvD gene encoding dihydroxy-acid dehydratase: MKKQLRSSFSTQGRRMAGARALWAANGMKKNQMGKPIIAIVNSFTQFVPGHVHLHEIGQLVKAEIEKLGCFAAEFNTIAIDDGIAMGHDGMLYSLPSRDIIADSVEYMVNAHKADAMVCISNCDKITPGMLMAAMRLNIPAVFVSGGPMEAGEWNGQHLDLIDAMIKSADESVSDQEVANIEQNACPTCGCCSGMFTANSMNCLNEAIGLALPGNGTIVATHENRTQLFKDAAELIVKNAKLYYEEGDESVLPRSIATRQAFLNAMTLDIAMGGSTNTVLHLLAVAHEAEVDFKMDDIDMLSRKTPCLCKVAPNTQKYHIQDVNRAGGIIAIMDELAKGGLIDTSVRRVDGMSLAEAINEYSITSPNVSEKAIKKYSSAAGNKFNLVLGSQGMYYKELDKDRANGCIRDLEHAYSKDGGLAVLKGNIAQDGCVVKTAGVDESIWKFTGPAKVFDSQEAACEGILGGRVISGDVVVITHEGPKGGPGMQEMLYPTSYIKSRHLGKECALITDGRFSGGTSGLSIGHISPEAAAGGNIGKIVDGDIIEIDIPARKINVRLTDEELAARPMTPVTRDRYVPKSLKAYASMVSSADKGAVRIIE; the protein is encoded by the coding sequence ATGAAAAAGCAATTACGCAGTTCGTTTAGTACACAAGGCCGTCGGATGGCAGGAGCCCGTGCATTATGGGCAGCCAACGGTATGAAGAAGAATCAGATGGGTAAACCCATTATCGCTATCGTCAATTCGTTCACGCAGTTTGTTCCGGGGCATGTACATCTACATGAAATCGGTCAGCTGGTGAAGGCAGAGATTGAGAAGCTGGGATGCTTCGCTGCGGAATTCAATACAATAGCTATCGACGATGGTATAGCAATGGGGCATGACGGTATGCTTTACTCGCTTCCTTCACGTGACATCATTGCAGACAGCGTAGAATATATGGTCAATGCGCACAAGGCGGATGCAATGGTATGTATCAGCAATTGCGATAAGATCACTCCCGGAATGTTGATGGCGGCTATGCGTCTGAATATCCCTGCCGTATTTGTATCGGGTGGTCCGATGGAAGCGGGAGAATGGAATGGCCAGCACCTGGATTTGATCGATGCGATGATTAAATCGGCCGACGAAAGTGTTAGCGATCAGGAAGTAGCGAATATCGAGCAAAATGCTTGTCCTACTTGCGGATGCTGCTCCGGTATGTTTACCGCCAACTCGATGAACTGTCTGAATGAAGCAATCGGACTGGCTCTTCCCGGCAACGGAACCATTGTAGCGACACACGAAAACCGTACGCAACTTTTCAAGGACGCTGCGGAATTGATCGTGAAAAATGCAAAATTATATTATGAAGAAGGAGACGAGAGTGTACTTCCTCGTAGCATCGCTACCCGTCAGGCTTTCTTGAATGCCATGACGCTGGATATAGCAATGGGTGGTTCTACCAATACGGTTCTTCACTTGTTGGCTGTTGCTCACGAAGCAGAAGTAGACTTCAAGATGGATGATATTGACATGCTTTCCCGCAAGACTCCTTGTCTCTGCAAGGTGGCTCCCAATACACAGAAATATCATATTCAAGATGTAAACCGTGCCGGTGGTATCATTGCCATTATGGACGAACTGGCAAAGGGCGGTTTGATAGATACATCCGTTCGCCGGGTAGACGGAATGTCACTGGCAGAAGCCATTAATGAATATTCAATCACCAGCCCGAATGTAAGCGAAAAAGCAATTAAGAAATATTCGAGCGCAGCCGGAAATAAATTTAATCTCGTACTTGGTTCACAAGGTATGTACTATAAGGAACTGGATAAGGACCGTGCAAACGGGTGTATCCGTGACTTGGAACATGCTTACAGTAAAGACGGCGGACTGGCCGTATTGAAAGGCAATATTGCTCAAGACGGTTGTGTAGTAAAAACAGCAGGGGTAGACGAAAGTATCTGGAAGTTTACCGGACCTGCTAAAGTCTTTGATTCGCAAGAAGCAGCCTGTGAAGGCATCCTCGGAGGCCGAGTCATCAGTGGCGATGTTGTCGTCATCACGCACGAAGGTCCGAAGGGTGGTCCCGGTATGCAGGAAATGCTTTATCCTACCTCTTATATAAAATCCCGTCATCTCGGAAAAGAATGTGCCTTGATTACCGACGGACGTTTCAGCGGTGGAACTTCCGGATTGAGTATCGGACATATTTCTCCTGAAGCGGCAGCTGGAGGTAATATCGGAAAGATTGTAGACGGAGATATTATCGAAATCGATATTCCGGCCCGGAAGATCAACGTGCGACTGACGGATGAAGAACTGGCTGCCCGTCCGATGACTCCTGTCACTCGTGACCGTTATGTACCGAAGAGCCTGAAGGCGTATGCCAGTATGGTAAGCTCTGCCGATAAGGGAGCGGTGAGAATCATTGAATAG